One part of the Bradyrhizobium sp. CB1650 genome encodes these proteins:
- a CDS encoding AraC family transcriptional regulator: MSATLAAIQSSELSKQAAAAVLLEEALKLLDRDLSGARQRIEDARRLVDHQRQSCGKNGHLADWQILRARKYIGENLHARIRIGTVARIVNLSPSYFSRAFKTSEGVPFSDFVLMSRIGLAKQLLATTHLSIAQIALECGLADQSHLTRIFNRFVGVPPRAWRCRSVADAVRRGRGAGADPAAGIGGSDMRNLAPNHQPS, translated from the coding sequence ATGTCCGCCACGCTTGCCGCTATTCAATCCAGCGAACTGTCGAAGCAAGCCGCTGCCGCCGTCCTGCTCGAAGAGGCCTTGAAGCTTCTGGACCGCGACCTGTCGGGAGCCCGGCAGCGGATCGAGGACGCCCGCAGGCTCGTCGACCATCAAAGGCAAAGCTGCGGCAAGAACGGTCATCTCGCCGATTGGCAGATTCTGCGCGCTCGGAAGTACATCGGCGAGAACCTGCACGCGCGCATACGGATCGGGACCGTGGCCCGTATAGTCAACCTGAGTCCGAGCTACTTCTCGCGAGCCTTCAAGACGAGCGAAGGAGTGCCGTTTTCCGATTTCGTCCTGATGTCGAGAATCGGCTTGGCGAAGCAGCTTCTGGCCACGACGCACCTGTCCATCGCGCAGATCGCCTTGGAATGCGGCCTGGCCGACCAGTCCCACCTCACGCGGATCTTCAACCGGTTCGTCGGCGTACCGCCACGGGCGTGGCGATGCCGCAGCGTCGCGGACGCCGTCAGGCGAGGACGCGGAGCCGGCGCCGACCCGGCGGCAGGGATTGGGGGATCGGACATGCGAAATCTTGCCCCGAACCATCAACCGTCTTGA
- a CDS encoding TetR/AcrR family transcriptional regulator, which yields MDAAELRMRGGGFNGFSFRDIADDVGIKSSSVHYHFATKEKLAAAVVHRYADRLGTKFDRELAGGAHPQQVLTDAFRGTVRSDGRMCPVTVLGAGSLGLPEEVAAEVKRFFQMCLDKLIGGGLVPDEAAELLATITGGMVVSTALDDIATYDRATIKVCRSQSGV from the coding sequence ATGGACGCGGCCGAGCTTCGGATGCGCGGCGGCGGTTTCAACGGCTTCAGCTTCCGGGACATCGCTGACGACGTCGGCATCAAGAGTTCGAGCGTGCACTATCACTTCGCCACGAAAGAAAAGCTCGCCGCAGCGGTCGTGCACAGATACGCGGACCGCCTCGGCACGAAATTCGATAGAGAACTTGCCGGCGGCGCCCACCCCCAACAGGTATTGACCGACGCGTTCAGGGGGACCGTCCGCTCAGACGGACGCATGTGCCCGGTGACCGTGCTGGGAGCCGGCTCATTGGGCTTGCCGGAGGAGGTCGCTGCGGAGGTGAAGCGCTTCTTTCAGATGTGCCTGGACAAGCTGATCGGCGGCGGTCTCGTTCCGGATGAGGCAGCCGAGCTGCTGGCGACCATCACCGGGGGGATGGTCGTGTCGACGGCTTTGGACGACATCGCGACGTACGATCGCGCAACCATCAAGGTCTGCCGGTCTCAGTCCGGTGTCTAA